One Henriciella litoralis genomic window carries:
- the scpA gene encoding methylmalonyl-CoA mutase, producing the protein MTFPDFTKVDLGTLDGKAPSGPRKRTLETPEGIDLATAYSAEDTQGLDFLDDFPGLAPFGRGPYPTMYTQRPWTVRQYAGFSTAEDSNAFYRRNLAAGQKGLSVAFDLATHRGYDSDHVRVTGDVGMAGVAIDSIYDMRTLFSGIPLDQMSVSMTMNGAVLPILALYIAAAEEQGVTPDKLAGTIQNDILKEFMVRNTYIYPPKPSMRIISDIFAYTSENMPKYNSISISGYHMQEAGATADLELAYTLADGIEYIRAGIAAGLDVDKFAPRLSFFWAIGMNTFMEVAKMRAARLLWAKLVAKEFSPKNSKSLSLRTHSQTSGWSLTAQDVYNNVIRTCLEGIAAVGGQTQSLHTNSFDEALALPTDFSARISRNTQLFLQQEGGAAQTIDPWGGSYYVERLTHDLAAKALEHIEEVEKLGGMRKAIEEGVPKLRIEEAAARTQARIDSGEQTVVGVNKFLLDQDEDVPVLKVDNATVRRMQLDKLKRLKADRDQAEVDAKLDAIAAAAAGTEGNLLALAVDAARAKATVGEISEAVERSQGRHQAVIRSIKGVYGGSIGKDEKAEMARSLAIAFENQKGRKPKIYIAKMGQDGHDRGQKVVASALMDLGWDVEIGPLFQTPEEAAKSAREAGVDIVAASSLAAGHLTLVPELRRALGNEGAVKTQIMVGGVIPPGDFDALRTAGATAIFPPGTVIADAARAMLEALEDGPVDTAAE; encoded by the coding sequence ATGACATTCCCCGATTTCACTAAAGTCGACCTTGGCACGCTTGATGGCAAGGCGCCTTCTGGCCCCCGTAAACGGACGCTGGAAACGCCGGAAGGCATTGATCTGGCGACCGCCTATTCGGCTGAGGACACCCAAGGCCTCGACTTTCTCGACGACTTTCCGGGCCTCGCGCCATTTGGCCGTGGCCCCTACCCGACCATGTATACGCAGCGCCCCTGGACCGTGCGCCAATATGCCGGCTTCTCCACCGCTGAGGACTCCAACGCCTTCTACCGGCGCAATCTCGCGGCGGGCCAAAAAGGCCTCTCAGTTGCCTTCGATCTTGCAACCCACAGGGGATATGACTCTGACCATGTTCGCGTGACAGGCGATGTTGGGATGGCCGGTGTGGCCATCGACAGCATCTATGACATGCGCACGCTCTTCTCAGGCATCCCGCTCGACCAAATGTCGGTGTCGATGACGATGAACGGCGCCGTGCTGCCAATTCTGGCGCTCTATATTGCAGCGGCTGAGGAACAGGGCGTCACGCCAGACAAGCTCGCCGGGACGATCCAGAACGACATCCTCAAAGAGTTCATGGTGCGGAACACCTATATCTACCCGCCCAAGCCAAGCATGCGCATAATTTCGGACATCTTCGCCTACACGTCTGAAAACATGCCAAAATATAACTCCATCTCGATCTCCGGCTACCACATGCAGGAAGCTGGCGCGACGGCGGACCTGGAGCTTGCCTACACGCTCGCCGATGGCATCGAATATATTCGCGCCGGCATCGCAGCGGGCCTCGACGTCGACAAGTTCGCGCCGCGCCTCTCCTTCTTCTGGGCGATTGGCATGAACACCTTCATGGAAGTCGCCAAAATGCGCGCGGCCCGCCTTCTCTGGGCAAAACTGGTGGCAAAGGAGTTCTCTCCGAAGAATTCGAAGTCGCTCTCGCTGCGCACACACAGCCAGACCTCTGGTTGGTCGCTGACGGCGCAGGACGTCTATAACAATGTCATCCGCACCTGCCTCGAAGGCATCGCGGCTGTCGGCGGACAGACCCAGTCGCTGCACACAAACAGCTTCGACGAAGCGCTCGCCCTACCAACCGATTTCTCGGCCCGCATTTCGCGTAACACGCAGCTCTTCCTGCAACAGGAAGGCGGCGCGGCCCAGACAATCGACCCATGGGGCGGCTCTTACTATGTCGAGCGCCTGACGCATGACCTCGCGGCCAAGGCGCTCGAACATATCGAGGAAGTCGAGAAGCTCGGCGGCATGCGTAAGGCCATCGAAGAAGGCGTGCCGAAGCTGCGCATTGAGGAAGCCGCCGCCCGCACGCAGGCGCGTATCGATAGCGGCGAACAGACCGTCGTCGGCGTCAACAAATTCCTGCTTGATCAGGATGAGGATGTGCCGGTTCTGAAAGTGGATAATGCCACCGTCCGCCGCATGCAGCTTGATAAGCTGAAACGCCTCAAGGCTGACCGGGATCAGGCCGAAGTCGACGCCAAGCTGGACGCCATTGCTGCGGCCGCTGCCGGCACAGAAGGCAATTTGCTTGCCCTCGCCGTCGATGCCGCCCGCGCCAAGGCGACCGTCGGTGAAATCTCCGAAGCGGTTGAACGCAGCCAGGGTCGCCATCAGGCGGTTATCCGCTCGATCAAGGGCGTCTATGGCGGCTCCATCGGTAAGGATGAAAAGGCTGAAATGGCCCGCTCGCTCGCCATTGCCTTCGAAAACCAGAAAGGCCGCAAGCCGAAGATCTACATCGCAAAGATGGGACAGGACGGGCATGACCGCGGCCAGAAAGTCGTTGCGTCGGCCCTGATGGACCTTGGCTGGGACGTCGAAATCGGCCCCCTCTTCCAGACCCCGGAAGAAGCCGCCAAGAGCGCACGCGAAGCTGGCGTCGATATCGTTGCCGCCTCCTCGCTCGCGGCCGGGCACCTGACCCTCGTACCAGAGCTTCGCCGGGCGCTGGGCAATGAGGGCGCGGTGAAGACGCAGATCATGGTGGGCGGCGTTATTCCGCCCGGTGATTTCGATGCGCTGCGCACGGCAGGTGCCACCGCCATCTTCCCGCCAGGCACCGTCATCGCAGACGCCGCCCGCGCCATGCTGGAAGCCCTCGAAGACGGTCCCGTCGATACGGCTGCGGAGTAG
- a CDS encoding endonuclease/exonuclease/phosphatase family protein yields MLVIGFAAIIIAAQRSETFWLFDLLGQFQLAALWGLLGATAFMLVPAFFSSSQRSYGLVIGFGLIILAIGWLSVRAPLDAPSLKDGPAIKVFQHNVWASNPDPSQVVTAALGSGADIAALIEYENESYAPFEDRLSARWPSSIQGDARDRGNIRLRLMTRFPVVDSETRRPDQGPAYLRARLATPDGELTVIVVHFTRPWPFAPRYAQISQLESLQTELARIKGPVVLLGDFNSAAWGRIAKPLKGESKFQLINNPAVGTWPGRLRDRQTADTLDWPRALSIPIDLTFCRGPVICANHKVGSANGSDHRAVTFELQLTDR; encoded by the coding sequence ATGCTCGTTATCGGCTTTGCGGCGATCATCATCGCCGCGCAGCGGTCCGAGACTTTCTGGCTGTTTGACCTTCTCGGTCAGTTTCAGCTCGCCGCGCTGTGGGGCCTGCTGGGCGCGACGGCGTTTATGCTTGTGCCGGCATTTTTCAGCTCGTCACAGCGTAGCTATGGTCTTGTTATCGGGTTTGGTCTGATCATTCTGGCGATTGGCTGGCTCTCTGTGCGTGCGCCTCTCGATGCCCCGTCGCTTAAGGACGGACCAGCCATCAAAGTGTTTCAACACAATGTCTGGGCCAGTAATCCTGATCCCTCGCAGGTCGTGACTGCAGCCTTAGGCAGCGGCGCGGATATCGCCGCCCTCATTGAATATGAGAATGAGAGCTACGCCCCGTTTGAAGACAGGCTGTCAGCCCGCTGGCCCAGCAGCATTCAGGGCGACGCGCGTGACCGGGGCAACATTCGATTGCGGCTGATGACACGTTTTCCTGTGGTGGATAGCGAGACGCGCAGACCCGATCAGGGGCCAGCCTATTTGCGCGCGCGCCTCGCGACGCCTGACGGCGAGTTGACGGTGATCGTGGTGCATTTTACGCGGCCCTGGCCGTTCGCGCCGCGTTACGCGCAGATCAGCCAGCTGGAAAGCCTGCAGACTGAACTCGCCCGCATCAAAGGGCCGGTTGTCCTTCTGGGGGACTTCAACTCGGCGGCATGGGGACGGATTGCCAAACCGCTAAAGGGTGAAAGCAAGTTCCAGCTGATCAATAATCCTGCTGTCGGAACCTGGCCCGGCCGCCTGCGAGACCGCCAGACTGCGGACACGCTGGACTGGCCGAGGGCGCTCTCGATCCCGATTGATCTCACCTTCTGCCGCGGCCCGGTGATCTGCGCCAATCACAAGGTCGGCTCGGCAAATGGCTCGGACCACAGAGCGGTGACCTTTGAGTTGCAGCTCACCGACAGGTAA